One Hippoglossus hippoglossus isolate fHipHip1 chromosome 5, fHipHip1.pri, whole genome shotgun sequence genomic window carries:
- the tgm8 gene encoding protein-glutamine gamma-glutamyltransferase E, producing PSDLKGLNLHCVTNNFLHHTSEISLTELFVRRGLAFTLTLTLSQPFKPELYPLTMVAMTGLATSEEQGTISYFGIPDRVNRSPSAKAVWKVTLEKEKSSPEKGVLVLNITPPANAPIGEYQLTAKYRDEEMLLAMPTVFFNPWCPDDTVYLPDVKERQEYVMNEHGIIYKGSGNYISSQKWDFGQFEDDMVRICMKILDLNHKHFENPAEDTCSRSDPVYVGRVISAMINYEDDHGVLFGKWEGSFYDGYKPSHWTGSHAILKRWYDSDCRPVRYGQCWVFAGVMCSVMRLLGIPCRVVTNFSSAHDTNSNLTIDVYHADYGVAEKHSPDSVWNFHVWVEGWMKRPDLEEGDKYDGWQVLDPTPQEMSNGVYCCGPASVKAIRSGNIDLKYDIPFVFAEVNADCVDWLLKADGSKIKIFSDTKRVGQNISTKSVGLNKRRNITDTYKHREGTPKERDVFKYALTRDFTLDEEEDMDYEEEGESGSETDNETATENDTGAENGTGGADEEKEGNEAVIDTSGGAGEVVPEVIAPLPEVSIRFEELSKPMNGKDMSMKLLLHSKCTFSRPLSININVQAMGYNGSSAGSIQSEVKKETLQPGKELSVPILVAFSAYHKLMVESDSMKVTAMVSDKDKPDQVYLAENDIVLMDPPFTIKVPRKTKLHQETSGVLIFKNPANETLTGCTLTLSGSGIFKKEEECKLQDLGPKHQFRIKFFFYPYKKGKKTIMANFDCSTFRDIQATCKIKVKK from the exons ccttcagaCTTGAAGGGCTTGAACCTCCACTGTGTGACCAACAACTTCTTACACCACACCAGTGAGATCTCCTTGACGGAGCTGTTTGTGAGGCGAGGTCTAGCCTTCACTCTGACCCTCACACTGTCGCAGCCTTTCAAACCTGAACTTTACCCGCTCACCATGGTCGCAATGACAG GTCTAGCTACATCCGAGGAACAAGGCACAATTTCGTACTTTGGTATCCCCGACAGGGTGAATCGTTCACCATCAGCAAAGGCTGTGTGGAAGGTAACGCTTGAGAAGGAGAAGTCCTCCCCAGAGAAAGGCGTCTTGGTTCTAAACATCACCCCCCCGGCTAACGCCCCCATAGGAGAGTATCAACTCACTGCGAAATACAGGGATGAGGAAATGTTGCTGGCAATGCCGACGGTGTTCTTCAACCCCTGGTGTCCTG ATGACACGGTCTATCTACCTGACGTGAAGGAAAGACAAGAGTATGTGATGAATGAACACGGAATCATCTACAAAGGAAGTGGAAACTACATCTCCTCCCAGAAGTGGGACTTCGGACAG TTTGAGGACGACATGGTGAGGATTTGCATGAAGATACTGGACCTCAACCACAAACACTTTGAAAACCCAGCTGAAGATACCTGTAGTCGCTCTGATCCCGTCTACGTCGGCCGTGTGATCAGCGCCATG aTCAACTATGAAGACGACCATGGCGTCCTGTTTGGAAAGTGGGAGGGTTCGTTTTACGATGGGTATAAACCCTCTCACTGGACCGGCAGCCACGCCATCCTCAAACGCTGGTACGACTCTGATTGCCGCCCGGTCAGATATGGCCAGTGCTGGGTGTTTGCTGGCGTGATGTGTTCAG TGATGCGTCTGCTGGGCATCCCCTGCCGCGTGGTCACCAACTTCTCGTCAGCCCACGACACTAACAGCAACCTGACCATCGACGTGTACCACGCAGACTACGGTGTCGCAGAGAAACATTCTCCTGACAGTGTTTG GAACTTCCATGTGTgggtggaggggtggatgaAACGTCCAGACCTGGAGGAAGGTGATAAGTACGACGGCTGGCAAGTTCTGGATCCGACGCCACAGGAGATGAGCAACG GTGTTTACTGCTGCGGTCCAGCCTCAGTCAAAGCCATCCGGAGCGGAAACATCGACCTCAAGTACGACATCCCGTTCGTCTTCGCTGAGGTCAACGCGGACTGTGTGGACTGGCTG ctcaaaGCTGACGGCTCGAAAATAAAGATCTTCTCCGACACCAAGAGAGTCGGTCAGAACATCTCCACCAAGTCTGTCGGCTTGAACAAGAGGAGGAACATCACCGACACCTACAAGCACAGGGAGG GGACCCCCAAGGAGAGGGATGTCTTCAAGTACGCCCTCACCAGAGACTTCACCTtagacgaggaggaggacatggattatgaagaggagggggagagcgGGTCAGAGACGGATAACGAGACAGCAACGGAGAATGACACAGGAGCAGAGAATGGGACGGGAGGAGCagatgaagagaaggaggggaacGAGGCGGTGATCGATACCTCGGGAGGAGCAGGTGAGGTCGTCCCGGAGGTCATTGCTCCGCTCCCCGAGGTGTCCATTCGATTTGAGGAG TTGTCCAAACCAATGAACGGGAAGGACATGAGCATGAAGCTGTTGCTGCACAGCAAGTGCACTTTCTCCAGGCCGCTGTCCATCAACATCAACGTCCAGGCCATGGGCTACAACGGCTCCTCGGCCGGGAGCATCCAGTCCGAGGTGAAGAAGGAGACGCTGCAGCCTGGGAAAG AACTGTCCGTCCCCATCCTGGTCGCGTTCTCGGCCTACCACAAGCTCATGGTGGAGTCTGACAGCATGAAGGTTACAGCCATGGTCAGTGACAAAGACAAGCCGGACCAAGTCTACCTGGCGGAGAATGACATTGTGCTGATGGATCCTCCTTTCACCATAAAA gttcCCAGGAAAACCAAACTGCACCAAGAAACCAGTGGAGTATTGATTTTCAAGAACCCGGCAAACGAGACGCTGACGGGATGCACACTGACTCTGTCTGGAAGTGGAATAtttaaaaaggaggaggaatgcaa GCTCCAGGACCTGGGACCAAAACACCAGTTCCGTATCAAGTTCTTCTTTTATCCCTACAAGAAGGGAAAGAAGACGATCATGGCCAACTTCGACTGCTCCACCTTCAGGGACATCCAGGCCACCTGCAAGATCAAAGTCAAAAAGTAA
- the tomm34 gene encoding mitochondrial import receptor subunit TOM34: MPQKQKSRRSWLELKQAGNDRFKTGQYGEASGLYSEAIRELEKASEKKPEDLAILYSNRAASYLKEGNCAECVKDCNMSLELQPFNVKSLLRRAAASEAVERYRLAYVDYKTALQIDCNIAAAHEGTNRMSKALTEADGPSWREKLPPIPTVPLSIREKLTQQSPNNILIPTPAPQQNGSREAKKKAPSDKNIKKAQAQKEEGNALVKKGEFRKAIEKYSQSIKNNPTEITTYTNRALCYLSVKQYSDAVRDCDDALMIDSGNIKALYRRAQAHKELQDLKTCVDDLNNLLHVDPKNTAALKLMEDVQMMK; this comes from the exons ATGCCTCAGAAGCAGAAATCCCGACGCTCCTGGTTGGAGTTGAAACAAGCCGGAAACGACCGCTTCAAGACGGGTCAGTATGGAGAGGCCAGCGGTCTGTACAGCGAGGCCATCAGGGAGCTGGAGAAGGCCA gTGAAAAGAAGCCAGAGGATTTGGCCATTTTGTACTCGAACCGTGCAGCCAGCTACTTGAAGGAAGGAAACTGTGCAGAGTGTGTGAAAGACTGCAACAT gtctctggagctgcagccgTTCAACGTGAAGTCTCTGCTTCGCCGTGCGGCTGCGTCTGAAGCCGTGGAGCGATACAGGCTGGCGTACGTGGACTACAAGACGGCTCTGCAGATCGACTGCAACATCGCAGCCGCTCACGAAGGCACCAACAG GATGTCGAAGGCGCTCACAGAGGCAGACGGCCCCTCATGGAGAGAAAAGCTTCCTCCCATCCCCACGGTTCCTCTGTCCATCAGAGAGAAGCTCACCCAGCAGAGTCCAAACAACATCCTGATACCAACCCCAGCGCCGCAACAGAACGGCAGCagagaagcaaagaaaaagg CTCCCAGTGATAAAAACATCAAGAAAGCCCAGGCGCAGAAAGAAGAAGGCAACGCTCTGGTGAAGAAAGGAGAGTTTAGAAAGGCCATAGAGAAATACAGCCAGAGCATCAAGAACAACCCCACTGAGATCACCACCTACACCAACCG ggcgCTGTGTTACCTGTCAGTGAAGCAGTACAGCGACGCTGTCAGAGACTGTGACGACGCTCTGATGATTGACAGCGGCAACATTAAGGCTCTCTACAGGAGAGCTCAGGCTCACAAGGAACTCCAG gatCTTAAGACGTGTGTGGACGACCTGAACAACCTGCTCCACGTGGATCCAAAGAACACGGCTGCACTGAAGCTGATGGAGGACGTGCAGATGATGAAGTGA
- the ccndbp1 gene encoding cyclin-D1-binding protein 1 homolog — translation MSAENSDGNISVPLRNLLNSAHCVRDRVRDGESNESDGAFNLSNFWHTLNQAVMAVSQEATKLSLAFSKPPLPSQQDTEKLAESTMKSILTLSMVYYWLPKSQGVSLRRQVRDATVDVLDGVSQLVEVILSSPLQSLSQEQLTTTGTVWSACEQFAQLPKDNKAAVLVVLSAQIGVVKDAIEEIEQAVSEAQDPFNDILDDDQEGDEPRGNQDTYWSDKDRCVIGPCQGLIKVSAACLRKLMSAVKANGDVTTSQNLSQLDDLADITKELSPGVDDLALCLYPPMDYSGVESNVTKLAALLKKVLEIIRSSHVCGESELNWVQFLDGAVDHNLQKAKGLIQQDS, via the exons ATGAGCGCAGAAAACAGCGACGGGAACATTTCCGTTCCTTTACGCAACCTGCTGAACTCTGCGCACTGCGTCAGGGACCGAGTCCGAG ACGGAGAATCCAATGAGTCAGACGGAGCGTTCAACCTCTCCAACTTCTGGCACACTCTGA acCAGGCCGTGATGGCCGTGTCCCAGGAAGCCACCAAACTCAGCCTGGCCTTTTCCAAACCGCCGCTGCCATCGCAACAG GATACGGAGAAGTTGGCGGAGTCCACCATGAAGAGCATCCTCACCCTGTCCATGGTGTATTACTGGTTACCAAAGAGCCAAG GCGTCAGTTTGCGGCGTCAGGTCCGAGACGCCACAGTGGATGTTCTGGATGGTGTCTCCCAGCTGGTGGAGGTCATACTGAGTTCACCACTGCAGAG TCTGTCCCAGGAACAGTTGACCACAACAGGAACCGTGTGGTCAGCCTGCGAACAGTTTGCCCAGTTACCAAAAG ATAATAAAGCAGCTGTGCTCGTGGTTCTGTCTGCTCAGATCGGAGTTGTCAAAGATGCCATAGAGGAAATTGAACag GCCGTATCTGAGGCCCAGGATCCGTTCAACGATATCCTGGACGACGACCAGGAAGGGGACGAGCCTCGAGGCAACCAGGACACATACTGGTCGGACAAGGACCGGTGTGTGATTGGTCCGTGCCAGGGCCTGATAAAGGTGTCGGCGGCGTGTCTGAGGAAACTGATGTCAGCTGTCAAAGCCAACGGTGACGTCACCACTTCTCAGAATCTCTCCCAGCTCGACGACCTGGCTGACATTACCAAGGAACTAAGCCCTGG TGTTGATGATCTGGCTCTGTGTCTGTACCCGCCCATGGACTACAGTGGGGTAGAGAGCAAT GTGACTAAATTGGCAgcactgttaaagaaagtccTGGAGATCATCAG GTCCAGTCATGTGTGCGGCGAATCAGAGCTGAACTGGGTTCAGTTCTTAGACGGAGCCGTCGACCACAACCTGCAGAAAGCCAAAGGCCTGATTCAGCAGGACAGCTAG